The sequence AACGCCGTAGTGGCAGCGGGAGCATCCGGCCTTGCCGGTGAAAAGCTCGAGCCCCTTTCTGGCCTCATCCGAAAGGGCCCCCTTATCACCCCTGAGGTAGGCGTCCAGGGGGGCGCCCTTGGAGATAAGGGTCCTCTCGAAGGCCGCCAGGGCCATGGCCACCCGCTCGCGGGTGATGATTCCGCCGAAGACCTTCTGGAAGGCCTGCACGTACTCGGGCACCTCCTTGAGCTCCTCTTCCAGGTAGTCCAGGTTCTGGTTCATCTCGAAGCTGGACATCATGGGAAAGAGGGCCTGCTCTTCCAGAGAGCGGGCCCGGCCGTCGTAGAACAGATAGCGGGCGAAGGCCACGTCGATGAGGGTGGGGGAGTTGCGCCAGTTCCGGGTGGTGGGGTAGTTCAGCGAGATGTCCAGGCCGTCGGTGAAGGCCATGTCCGGGTCGTGGCAGGTGGCGCAGCTCATGGTGCCGTCGCCGGAGAGGCGCCGGTCGAAGAAGAGCTGTTTGCCCAGCTCCACCTTCTCCGGGCTCATGGGGTTGGTCTCCGGCACCGCGGGTTTCCCGATGGGCTCGGGTCCCTCGCCCCGGGCCGGGCCCGCCAGAAGGGCGGCCAGGAAAACCACGGCGGCCAGGGCGCTACCTATCCTTGTTCTCTGCCGCATGCAGCTCCTCCAGGAATATCTTCTCCAGGTTGTCGTAGGGCCTGTCGCCCAGGACCTTCCGCCCGTTGAAAAAGAAGGCCGGGGTGTTATAGAGGTCGAGCTTCCGGGCCAGAGCCAGGTCCCGCTCGATGATGTCCTTGTCGGCCATGCTGTCCAGGTCGCTGGTGAATTTCTTCACGTCAAGCCCCAGCTCCCCGGCGTAGCGGATGAGGCTGTCTCGGTCCAGGCGTGGCTCCTCCAGGAGCTTCCAGTGCATCTGCCAGAATTTCCCCTGCCTCCACGCCGCCAGGGCCGCCTCGGCCGCTATGAACGAGAAGTGCCTGTACTTGTACGGGAAGAACTTGATGACGAAGCGCACCTTGTCCCTGTAGTTCGCGATGAGCTTGTGGATGGCCGGACCGACCCCCCTGCAGTGGGGTCACTGGTAATCGAGAAACTCGACAATGGTGACCGGGGCGTCCGGGGGCCCCATGGTAGGCGAGCCCTCGAGGGGGATGTCCACCCTTTTCTCGGCGGCCCGGGCCGTCGGTCCCAGGGCCGAAAAAAGGGACAGGGCGAGGCAAAGGGCCAGCCCTGCTCTTATCCATGCGCCCATGTGCAGTCCTTCCTCCCCCGCCGGATGCGGCGGGGCCCCGCTCGGGGCCCCGCCCTCCGACTGTCTGTTCATGCCCGGTCAGTCCAGGCCGGCCTCCTTCACCCACTTGCCGTGGCGCTTCTTCGCCCACCACAGGGGCACCGTCCCCCGGGTCATGATGCGGAACGTCCCGGGGTTGGCCGCCGTGGCCAGGTAGATGTGAACGGGAATGGCAACGACGAAGACCAGGAAGGCCAGGTTGTGGAAGAAGTGGCCGATTTGCATCCACGTCCGGTCTCCGCCCATGAGCCAGAGGATGAACCCCGAGGCGGCCATGACGACGCCGAAGAACAGCACCGTGAGATAGAAAAGCTTCTGCCCGGCGTTGAGCTTCCCCTGCGGGGGCACCTCCGCCTCCGAGGAGAAATACCCGCCCCTCAGGCGCATCCACTGGGAGTCCTCGGGGCCCCAGGTGAGGGACTCTCCGAGGTAGCTCGCCAGGGAAAACAGGAGCGAGAGGATGAAGACCACGCCCGCCCACTTGTGGATGCCGGAGGCTATGTGGTTTCCGGCGAAGACCGTATCCAGCCAGTTCAGGTCGTTGAAAATGAACCCGAACCCGGTGAGCGCCAGGACGAAGAAGCTCAGGACCAATATCCAGTGGTTGTAGCGTTCGCCGACGGAGGCTTTCTCCACCATCTTTGTCATGACCGCTCACCTCCTTCCTTCTTCTCCTCCTCACCCTCCGCAGGATGGACCTCCTTGGGCCCCACGCTTATGTAGTGGGCGGCCACCGCGGCCACCGAAGCGCCGAGGCCGATGAGGCTCAAGGGCTTCATGACGGTCCGCCAGAAGGCCACGCTGGCCGGCAGGTCGGGGCTCGAGGAGAAGCCGTAGTGCTCGGGGGCCTCCTTGAAGGCGTAAAGCACGCCCAGCCCCTGGAGGTCCTCCCGGCCCTCGCCGTAGACGGTCTTGTACCCTTCGCCCTTGGCGACGGAGGCCAGCTCGTCCCTGTCGCCGAAGCGGATGGCGTTGGTGGGGCAGGCCTTCGAGCAGGCCGGCTCCAGCCCGTAGGGCACCCGGTCCTCGCACATGTGGCACTTGGAGATGCGGTCGTTCGCGTCGTAGCGGGGCACGTCGAAGGGGCAGCCCGCCTGGCAGAGCTTGCAGCCGATGCACTTGTCCTTGTCGAAGACGACCAGCCCGTCCTTGGTGCGGAAAAGCGCCCCCGGGGCCGGACATATCTGTATGCACCCGGCCAGCCCGCAGTGCATGCACCGGCGGCTGATGAACAGCCAGGAGAGCTTGGAGTCCTCCGAAAGCTCCACGAACCGTATCTTGTTGTAGAGGTACGGGGTCAGGTCGGGCGGGTTTTCGTAGCTGCCCCGGTTCCTGGTCTCTTCCGCCGGAAGCTGGTTCCACTCCTTGCAGGCCGTCTGGCAGGCCCGGCAGGCGATGCACCGCTCAGGGGTGATCAGAAGGCCCTTTCTCTTCTTGAAAACATCCGTGCCGCTCAAATGCTCCATGTTTGCGGCCATCGTCACTCACCCCCTTTCAGTTTCTTGACGTTGCACATGAAGGCCTTGGTCTCCGGTATCATCGTGTTGGCGTCCCCTATGGTCGGCGTCAGCAGGTTGGAGCTGTCAAACGCCTGGCGGTCCGGCGGCGGATACTCCCACCCGAAGCACCAGGGCAACCCCACCTCGTGGACCGTGGAGTCCTGGATGTTGTAAGGCCTGAACCTGTGGGTCACCATGGCGATGGCGTGCACGGAGCCCCGGGCCGATTCCACAAGCACCTCTTCGCCATTCTTGATGCCCAACTCCTTGGCAAGCTCCACGCTCATCTCGACGAAGTTCTGGGGCTGCATCTCCAGCTGCCAGGGCTCATGGCGGGTCACGACCCCCGTCTGCCAGTGCTCGGTCACCCGGTAGGTGGTCCCCACATAGGGGTAGCGGACGTCGCAGGTGGCAAAGTAGTCCTGCGGGAGCCCCGTGCCCGCTATGGCGACCTCCTTGGTGGTCACGTCGACGAAGAGCTTCGCCGCGGGGTTGATGCGCTGCTTGTTCATGGCGTTCTCCTGGACGGGGCACTCCAGGGGCTCGTAATGCTCGGGGAAGGGCCCGTCGTGAAGCCCCGGGCCGAATATGCGGCCCATGCCGGCGGGCTTCATGATGAAGGGCTTGTAGCCACCCTGTCCCATGGGAGGAGCGCCGCCGTCGGGCACGTCGCCCACCCATTTGGTGCCGTTCCAGTAGATGACGGGCCTCTTGGGGTCGCGGGGTTTGCCCTCCAGGTCCACGGAGCACCTGTTGTAGATGATGCGCCGGTTCACCGGCCAGCACCAGGACCACTCGGGATAAAGCCCCATGCCGGTGGGGTCGCTCTGGGAGCGGCGGGCCATCATGTTGCCGCCCTCGTTGTAGGAGCCGCTGTAGAGCCAGTTGCCCGAGCTGGTGGAACCGTCGTCGGCCAGCTTGGTGAAATTGGCCACCAGCTTGCCCTTGTTCGGGCCTTCCGTGTAATAGCCGTTAATCTCCCTGGCGATGGCGTGCGCGTCGATGTCCAGGACCTTGCCCTCGTTGTTCTTCTGGCCGTAGTGCCAGGCGAGCTTCACCACGGGGTCCGGGTAGGCGCCTCCCTGCTTCTCGTAGAGGGTCTTCACCCGGTAGTACAGTTCGTTCATTATCCAGCTGTCGCGCTTCGCCTCTCCCGGCGGGTCCACGGCCTTGTACCGCCACTGGGCCCACCGGCCGGAGTTGGTGATGCTGCCCTCCTTCTCCACGGAGAGGGCGGCCGGGAGCTGGAAGACCTCGGTCTGCACGTCGTCGGGGTTCACGTCGGGGCCGCGCCAGAATGAGCCGGTCTCGTTGTCGAAGAGGTTGACGTTGACCATCCACTTGAGCTTGGCCAGGGCCTCCCGGGTCTTGTTCGCGTTGGTCCCCGAGCAGGCGGGGTTCTGCCCCCAGGCGAAGAACCCGTCGAACTGCCCCTTGAACATCTGGTGGAAGAGCATTATCCAGGAGGCGTTCTGCCCGTCGTCAAGCTTGGGGAGCCACTGGTAGCCGAACTCGTTGTCCCCGGTGGCGGCATCCCCGAAATGGGCCTTGAGCAGGCTGACCGAGTACTTGGGATAGTTCTTCCACCAGTCCAGGCTGTGGGGCTCGTCGGTGGTGGGCGTGTACCTCTTGTTGTACGCCTCCAGGGTGGTGTCCGAGGCCCGCGGCGTCTTCAGGTACCCCGGCAGGATGTGGAACAGGAGGCAGTGGTCCGTGGAGCCCTGCACGTTGCTCTCCCCACGCAGGGCGTTCACCCCGCCGCCGGCCACGCCCATGTTGCCCAGGAGGAGCTGTATTATGCTCATGGCCCGTATGATCTGGGTCCCCACGGTGTGCTGGGTCCAGCCCATGGCGTACAGGATGGTGGCCTTCTTGGTGGGCACCGCGCTGGAGGCGTAGAGGTTGTAGACCTCCACGAGCTTCTCCTTGGGGGTGCCGGTAACGCTGCTGACGATGTCCAGGTTGTAGCGGGAGACGTGCTTCTTGAGGAGCTGGAAAACGCACTGGGGGTCCTCCATGCTCATGTCCTTCTTGATGACCCCCTGCTCGTCCTTCTGAAACGCCCACGTGCTCTTGTCGTACTTCCTGGCCTCGGGCTCGTAGCCGGAGAAGACGCCCGACTCGCCCGGGAGCCTGAAGGCGGGGTCCACGAGGAAGGGGGCGTTGGTGTAGTGCTTGACGTAGAACTCGTCGTAGAGCTTGTTCTGGAACATGTAGTTCATCATGCCGTTGAGGAAGGCGATGTCGGTGCCGGACCTGAGGGGGGCGTACACGTCGGCCTTGGCCGAGGTGCGGGTGAAGCGCGGGTCCACGCTTATGAGCTTGGCCCCCTTCTGTTTCGCCTCGGTCACCCAGGTGAAGCTGATGGGATGGTTCTCCGCCGCGTTGCTCCCCATGACGAGGATGACGTCGGCGTTTCTGATGTCAATCCAGTGGTTCGTCATCGCGCCGCGACCGAACGACTCTGCCAGAGCCGCTACAGTTGCGGAGTGTCATATTCGGGCCTGATGCTCGATGTAGACAAGCCCGATGGAGCGAAGCCACTTCTGCAGGATGTAGCACTCCTCGTTGTCCAGGGCCGCGCTGCCGACGTGGGCGATGCCGTCGGTGCGGTTGACCACTTGGCCCTTGTCGTTTCTGACCATGAAGGTCTTGTCCCGGGTGTCCTTGACCCGCTTGGCTATCTCGTCCAGCGCCCAGTCCCACTCCACCTCTTTCCACTCCCTGGCACCGGCGGCGCGATACCGGGGCTTGGTCAGCCGCTTGGGGTTGTTGGCCAACTGGTAGAGTGAGGCCCCCTTGGAGCAGAGGGTCCCCCTGTTGATGGGATGCTCGGGGTCCCCTTCGGTGTTGATGATCTTGCCGTCCTTGACGTACGCCAGGATGCCGCACCCCACCGCGCAATACGGGCAGATTGTCGTGGTGGTCGCGGCGTCCCGGATGGGGAGGTCCTTGGCTTCGGCCTCACGCGGCGCATGAAGCTCAAGGCCCGCGGTGCTTGCGGCCACCGCCCCGCCGGAGAACTTCAGGAAGCTACGTCGTGAGATTTCCATACGGCTGCTCTCCTTCCTGAGAAGAAATTTCTACGACCCGCCCCGAATTTATCTTTAAGGTTTCATTAATTTCGCTTATAAATCAATAAGGCTTGCGTTTCCAATATATACCCCTCATGGAAGGATGTCAACCACCTTTTCCATGCCGTGAAATTTCTTGAAGAAACAGGCCGGAGGCGTGCAGGCCCTTCCCGTCTTGAACGTAATCGGAGGCATATCACAGCAGTCGAGCGGCCCCGCCGGGGCGCCGGGAGCCTCCCTTGTCCGCGCTCCCGGGAGGCGCTATACTCTTGTCATGGCAGGCGTCGATGACTTTTTCCGCCGGGTCCCCTCCTGCACGGCGGGAGAGGTCAAATGGCTTATGAAGCGGAGCAAGACGGGCCAGTACGCCCTTCTGGACGTCCGGCAGCCCCGGGAATACGAGAAGGGGCATCTCCCGGGCGCCGTGCTCATCCCCCTGGGCGAGCTCAGGGGGCGCCTGGGCGAGCTCGACCCCCGAAAGCCCACCGTCGTGTACTGAGCCTCCGGGTCCCGCAGCCAGGCGGCCGCGCACATCCTGGAAGAAGAGGGCTTCCGGGAGGTCTGCAGCCTAAGCGGCGGCATCAGGGCCTGGGAGGGGCTGGTCAGCGAAGGGCCGCCGGAGGCCGGCACGGCCTACTTCGCCCAGGGAGAAGATACCGGGCGGCTCATCGCCCTGGCCTCGGTCCTGGAGCGCGGAAACCGGCGCTTCTACGGCGGCCTGGGCGAGATGCACCGGGCGGAGGAGGCGGCCTCCCTTTTCCACAGCCTGGCCCGCGCCGAGGAAACGCACGGGGACGCCCTGGCCCGCCTGTATCTGAAACTTGTGCAAAGGAAGCTCCCGCGGGGTTTCCCGGACTCCGAGATACCCGGGGACGGCACGGACCGGATGGAAGGGGGCCTTACGGTAGCCGAGTGCCTCGCCTGGGCGCGGGGAAAGCCGCCGGGGGAGGCCCTGGAGCTGGCCATGTCGCTGGAGGCCAACTCCTATGACCTCTATCTCACCATGCACCGTCTGGCCAGGGACGAGGAGGCCAGGGAGGTCTTCTTCGCGCTGGCCGAGGAGGAAAAGCTCCACCTGGAGCGGCTGACCCGGGCCTTCGAGGCGACCCTCGGGTGAGGCTTACTCCGTTGTGTATTTCTTCAGCGTCGCCCTGAGCTTCTCCGCCACGGGGTGCGCCCGTCCCACGTCACGCCCGGAGAAGATATCCCGGGCCCCCACGCCCGGGGCGCGGTAGAAGTCGGCGTCCGCGCCGCCGTCAACGCTCAAGACCGAGCCCTCCACAGAGACACCGGCAAAGAGCCCCCTGCTTCTGGCGTAGGAGTAAATCTCCGCCTTGAGCTGCGCGTCCGTGCTCGCCTCGGCCTGCCGCCCCACCGGCCCGGCCGCCACCGAGGCGTCCGCCCCCAGGGTGAACTTCCCGCTCAGGATTCCGTCTATGCTCTTTGTGCTCTTGAAGACCAGGACGATATCGGCGGACTGGGCCCCCACCTGCAAGCCCACGCTCCCGCCGCTCAGGCTGATGAAGACGGGGTAGCTCCACCCCTTCGCGGTGCGCACCAGGAGGACCCCGGTCCCGTGGCGGCCGCCCAGCACATAGCCCAGCTTGATGACGCCGGGGATGACGGCCACGCCGCGGGCGTTACCCAACAGGGCGGGCGGAATGCTCTTCTCGGGGATTCGCTCCATGGCATCCAGGACCTCCACGGCGTCCTGCACCTTGAGGACCTCCTTCTCGCGCCCCTTCTCAAGAGCCGTGGGCGCCAGGGCCTGCCTCTGGCAGCCCGCCAGGGCAAGGGCGAGGAGGACGACAAGGAAAAGCCCCTTTCTCATGGGTTGATTATATCCCATCCGGCCCCTCCTGCGATAGGGAAAAACTACCACCGGAAAAAGAGCCTTGCGAGGTTGCGCCCCTCCGCGCTCAAGCCGGGGTGCTCCTCCAGGATATGAGAAGCATAGGTGCTCACCCTGAGGGCGCCGCCCTGCTCGCTCATCCTCACGGCCCCGTCCTCCCCGGTGAACAAGACCCGCGCGCCCCGTGCCATGTCCTCGAAGCCCTCTCGCCTGTCGGCCGTCACCACGGCCAGGGAAGGCCGGGCCAGCGCGAAGAGCTCGCCGTCCGTCCCGGCGTTCAGCCCGTGGTGGGGCACCTTGAGGACCTGGGCGCGCAGGCGCGTCCCCAGGGCCGAGAGGTCCTCACAGGCCTCCTCCTCCACGTCTCCGGTGAAGAGGAAAGAAGCTCCCTCCCCCCGCAGAAGAAAGACCAGGGAATCGTTGTTCATCTCGCGGTCCGCCCTGTCCTCCCAGGTGTAGAAACCCCGGTAGGGATGAAGCACGTGGATGCTCCAGCCCCGGCCTTCCAGGACGTCGCCGCGCTCAAGCCTGCGGTGGACAGGGCCGCCGCTCGCCCCGAAGAAACCGGGCGGATAGCGGAGCCGTCCGTTGTCCCAGACCATGGGTAAGCACCAGGGCGTCTATCCGCCGCCTCCCTCTGGTGCGCAGGTAGTTGGCCACCTCCCAGCCGCTCCGTCCCGTGTCCACGACCAGCACCTTGCCGTCGGGAAGCTCCACCACCGCGGCGTCCGCCTCCCCCGCATCGAGGAAGGCCACCCGCAAAGCGGCCGCGGGGGAAAGGACGAAAACGAGGGCGGTGAGCAGGGCCAGGGCCGGCACCAGGAGAAGGGCCTTCCGCCTGAGGGCCCAGAACAGGAGGAAGCCCCCGTAGAAAAGAAAAAGCAGCGCCGGGGGAAAGGACGGTACGGGCAGCGAAGCAAGAGGCGCCGCGCTCAGCCATCGGGCCAGGGAGATGCTCACGCCCGCCAGGGCCCCCAGGACGGGGGTGAGGACGGCATGGCCGGTGAGCAGGTAGAGGAAAGAGGCCAGAAGCGAGGCCGGCACGAGGATGAACCCCACCAGGGGGGTGACCAGCAGGTTGGAAAGAGGCGATACCACGGAGACGTAATGAAAGGCATAGGCCACCAGAGGGGCCACCCCCAGGGTGGCCGCAAGGGTTATCCAGAGGGGTGAGGAAAGCCGCTCCCGCAAGCCCCGGGGCGCGCCCTCTCCCCTCCTTTCCTTCACGACGAAACCGATGAACAGCACGGCGAGGAAGGAAAGCTGAAAGGACAGGCTCAGAAGCACCGTGGGGTCGGAGAGGACCAGGACCACGGCGGCCAGAAGGAGAAAATTGAGCCAGGCGCCGCGGCGGCCCAGAAGCATCCCGGCCAGAAACAGGCTCATCATGAGGAAGGCCCGCACCGCCGGTATGGACGCCCCGGACAGGCCCAGGTAAGCCAGCATGAAAGGCAGGGTGAGGAGGGCCGCCCCCTCGCCGGGCGTGAGCCTGCGGGTCAAGAGCTCCAGGGCCCGCCGGGGCAGGCGTCTCAAGACCGCCCGGAAGAGGCCGAAGAGGAAAAGTCCGAAAAACGCGAAATGCGTTCCCGATATGCTGAAGACGTGGGCGAGCCCGGCCCGGTTGAAGGCCTCCCTGAGCGCCGGGTCCATGCCCCGCCTCTCCCCCGTGGTTATGGCCATGAGCAAAGAGGCCTTCTCCGGCCCGAAGCTCTCCCTGAAAAAGCCGTTGAGCCTTTCCCTCATCCGGTTGACGGAGAGGAGCACGGACCGCCTGAGCCTCCCGGTCCCCCTCACCGAAGCCAGCACCCCGTAGGGCTCCCGGGGCCATGAGCCCGGGTTCAGACGCCTCCTGCGGGCGTGGACCGTAAGGGAGAGGAGGTGCTCCCGCCCTATCTCGAACTCCCGGGCCGACAGGACGGGCAGCGTGCCCAGCCCCGCCGGGGCGAGCACCCGGAACTCCTGGGAGTACCCGCCTTCCAGGCGCACCGGCGGAGAGACGAAAAACCCCGCCGCCTCGACGGGGCGGTAGAGGGATTCTTCGGGCAGGGTCCGCTCGCCGGGGGCCGCGGCCCAGGCGTAAAGGACGCCCAGGACAAGGAGAAGGCAGAGCGCGAATCTCCGCCGGAGGGAAAAGGCCAGGAGAACCCCAGCCAGGAGGGCGCCAGCCAGATGGGGGAAGTACCGGAAGGCCTGAAACCCCGCCGCACCGGCCAGAAACCCCAGGAGGAGGCTCAAGACATCGCGTCCCTGATGACCGCCGCGATACCTTCGCCCAGTTTTTCGATAAGCGCCGGGTCCCTTCCTTCGAGCATCACCCGCACCTTGGGCTCCGTCCCCGAGGGCCGCACCAGGACCCGCCCGGCCTCACCCAGGGTCTTTTCGGCATGAGCCACGGCCTCCCCGACGCGCGGGTCCGAGGCCAGTTTAGCCCTTTTGCTGACCGGCACGTTGATGAGCACCTGGGGGTAGAGCTCGATGTCGCCGACCAGCTCGGAGAGGGGAAGCCCCCTGTGCTTCATGAGGCAGAGGATGTGAAGCGCCGTGATGGGCCCGTCCCCCGTGGTGTTGAAGTCGAAGCAGACCACGTGTCCGGACTGCTCCCCTCCCAGGTTATGGCCCGCCGAGAGCATGCGCTCGGTGACGTAGCGGTCCCCCACCTTGGTGCGGACGAGCTTGATTCCCCTGGCGGCCAGGTAGTTCTCGAGTCCCAGGTTGCTCATCACGGTGGCCACCACGCTTTCGCCCCTCAGACGCCCCTTCTCCATCATTTCGACGGCCCAGATGCCCATCACCCTGTCGCCGTCCACCACGCCGCCGCGCTCGTCGACGAAGAGGGCCCGGTCGGCATCCCCGTCATGGGCCACCCCCAGGTGCGCGCCGTGCGCCCTGACGGCCTCGATGAGGGGACCCAGGTGAAGCGAGCCGCACTGGTCGTTTATGTTCACGCCGTCGGGCTTGTCGTTGATGGCCAGGACGTCGGCGCCCAGCTCCCTGAGCACCCAGGGCGTGACCTTGTAGGCCGCCCCGTGGGCGCAGTCCACGACCACCTTCAGGCCCTCCAGGGTCATGCCCCGGGGGGCGGTGGACTTGATGTACTCGATGTAGCGGCCCGTGGCGTCCTCCAGGCGGTAGGCCTTGCCCAGGCCCGCGCCGTGGGGTCGGTTGCGGAAAACCCCGTCTCCGGAAACCAGCTCCTCCATGCGCTTCTCCACGGCGTCGGGCAGCTTGAAGCCGTCGAAGGAGAATATCTTGATGCCGTTATCCTCAAAAGGGTTATGGGAGGCCGAGATGACAATGCCCGCGTCCGCCCGGAGGGCCCGGGTGAGGAAGGCCACCCCGGGGGTGGGCATGGGCCCCACCAGGGTGACGTTCATGCCCATGGAGCAGATGCCGGAGGTCAGGGCGCTCTCGATGAGGTAGCCCGAGAGACGGGTGTCCTTGCCGATGAGGACCATGTTCCTGCCGTGCTCCTTCCTGAGGACCTTGGCCGCGGCCAGGCCCACCTTGAGCACGGTCTCGGGCGTCATGGGATGAGCGTTGACCTTTCCCCGAATGCCGTCCGTCCCGAAAAGGCTCACTTGCGCTCCTCCCGAATCAGGACCTTCACCCGCACGCTCTCCGGGGCGGGCCGGATGTTCCGTCCAGCCAGGTCTATCTTAACATCCTCCGTCACGGTCTCGGAGGCCGCCGAGACGTCCACCGGCTTGGTCAGGACCTCGCGGAGGCTCCTGAGGGCCGCCCGGGTGCCCACGACCTTTATCTCCTTCGGAGCGACCTCCACCCCTTGCACGGCAAAGCCCTTCCAGGGAGAGCCCGTCACCACCGGCCGCACCCGGAGGTGCTTCTCTATGACCGGCTCTATGTTGACCACCAGGGAGTGGGGGGAGATGGCCATGACCCGCAAGGGCGAGGGGAGCGAGACGTTGTGCTTCTCTATCGCACGCTTGTGCACGCCCTCCTTCACCCCCGTGAGGTCCACCGTGACCTTGATGTCGCCGGTGTGCACCCCGCTCAATATTTGTTCGTGCCCACGCACCTCCAGGCGGACCTCCCGGGCGCTGGCCTCCGTGATCATCAGCCCCTGGGGAAGGTTCTCGAACTTGACCGGCACCTCGACGGACATGTTGGCCTGCCCCCGCGAGATGACGAACATCCACATCCCCACGGCCAGCAGCACGCTTGCCACCTTGAGCCACAGGTTCTTCCTCACTTGGGCACCTTCTTCCGCGTAAACATGTCCGTGAGCATGTCCCTCAGCGTGCCCATGTCCAGATGGGTCTCGAGCCTGCCGCCGATGGAGACCGAGATGCCCCCGGTCTCCTCCGAGACGATGATGACCACCGCGTCGGTCTCCTCCGTAAGCCCCATGGCGGCCCTGTGGCGGGTGCCCAGGGACCTGCTTATGGCCGGCGCGAAGGCGATGGGAAGAAAGCACCCGGCGGCCACGATGCGGTTGCCCCGGATGACCACGGCCCCGTCGTGGATGGGGGAGGCCGGATGGAAGACGCTCATCAGTATCTCCCGGGAAACCCGGGCGTCCAGCGGGGTGCCCAGCTCCACGAAGTCCTTGAGGTCGGTCTCCCGCTCCAAGACGATGAGGGCCCCTATCTTCCGTTCCGCCAGCGAGATGGTGGCCTTGACGATTTCCTCCAGGCCCCGGAGCTCCTCGGCCGGCGTGAACGCCTTCAGAAACTGGGTCTCTCCCATCTTGGCCAGGGTCCGCCGGATTTCGGGCTGAAACAGCACGATGATGGCTATGACGATATAGGCCCAGAACCCCTGCAAAAGCCAGTCCAGGGTGTACAGGGGAACGTTTTTCGCGATGATGGAAGCACCCAGAAGCACCAGGATGCCCAGCATCATCTGGGCCGCCTTTGTCCCGCGCACCATGACGAAAAGCCGGTACAGGATGACCGAGACGATGGCGATGTCCAGCAGGTCGCGCCAGCCGAAGGCGGAGACGAACTCGCTCATACGCGGCCCTCGAGCCACTGCTCGGGGCGGAGCGCCGAGAAGCCGCCGTTTCCGTCGGCGTAGACCACCCGGCCGATGCGCGCGTTCAGTATCAGGCGCTTGCACATCATGCAGGGGGCGGAGTCGCACTCCCCGGCATCGCCGTCGGAGCCCGCGATGTAGATGGTGGCCCCTTCCAGCTCGTCCATGGAGGCCCGGACGATGGCGTTGGCCTCGGCGTGCACGCTGTGGCAGAGCTCGTAGCGCTCCCCGTGGGGGACCATCAGCTCCTTGCGCCTGCAATCGCCCGCCTCCAGACAGTCCGTCATGCCCCGGGGCGCCCCGTTGTAGCCGGTGCTCACGATGATGTTGTCCTTCGTGACGACCGCCCCGTACTTGCGCCTGAGACAGGTGGCCCTGAGCGAGACGGCTTTGGCGATGTTGATGAAATACTCGTCCCATCCCGGCCGCTTCTGGTGTGAGCGGGAAGGCGTGGCCATGGTCCTCTATTTTATCACAGAGACCGGCGCGAGATGTGGGGACATACAACCGAAACGGGCGGCTTCGGGGACGGCCGGACGGGGCGTCGGGCCGAGAGGCAAGGGCCCCTGAAACCGGAACCCGTCTCAAAATCGATTTCGAAGCGATAGAGGGAATAAATGGCGGCCGAAACTACTCCCACGGCCAGTGCCACCGGCGCTTGCGCTCCGGCTTGGGCTTCTCCGCGGCCTCCGCGGGCGCGGTCGCCCCGGCCTCGGGAGGCTTCATCTCCTCGCTGGTGACGCGCTCCTCGGTCAGCGGCGCTCCGGGGGCCGTGGAGACCTCCCCTTCGGAGGCGGCACCCGAAGGGCTCTTCATCTCCGAAGTCGCCGCCGGCTGCTGCGGGGTTTGGGCAGGCCTCTCCCGGGCCCTCCTTGCTTCCTCCGCCGCCTTCCTTTCTGCCTCCTCCTCGGCTCTCTTCGCCTCCTCCTCCTTCTGTTTCAGGGCGAGGACGGCGCCGTCTATCAGCGCCTCCAGCTGGGGGGCGTCCCTGTAGCCCGATACCACGCCGCCGTCGGGCAGGACGATAGTGGGGGTTCCCGTAATGCCCAATTTGTCGGCCAGGGCGATGGTCTCGTCCACCACCGTGCTCTTACAGGCGGGGGCGGGAATGGAGCGGCCGTCATAGGCGCGCTCCAGGAGGCGCAGGG comes from Nitrospirota bacterium and encodes:
- a CDS encoding deaminase translates to MATPSRSHQKRPGWDEYFINIAKAVSLRATCLRRKYGAVVTKDNIIVSTGYNGAPRGMTDCLEAGDCRRKELMVPHGERYELCHSVHAEANAIVRASMDELEGATIYIAGSDGDAGECDSAPCMMCKRLILNARIGRVVYADGNGGFSALRPEQWLEGRV